One genomic segment of Ostrinia nubilalis chromosome 20, ilOstNubi1.1, whole genome shotgun sequence includes these proteins:
- the LOC135081456 gene encoding alpha-soluble NSF attachment protein, with protein sequence MADNEQKAMQLMAEAEKKLSSSKSFLGSLFGGSSKVEEAVDCYLRAANLFKMAKKWAQAGNAFCSAAQLHLKAGVRHDAATNFVDASNCYKKCDPNEAVSCLLKAIEIYTDMGRFTVAAKQHQNIAELYETECVDLARAMQHYEQAADYFRGEESTSSANKCMLKLAQYAAQLEHYDKAIQIYEQIAKSSLDNSLLKYSAKEYMFRAALCHLCVDILNAQHAVEKYCGLYPAFTDTRECKLVKELIEHLEEQNVDAFTEAVKTYDSISRLDQWYTTILVRIKKQINDNPDLR encoded by the exons TTCCTGGGGTCACTTTTTGG AGGCTCGTCAAAAGTAGAAGAAGCCGTGGACTGCTACCTCCGAGCAGCGAACCTGTTTAAGATGGCCAAGAAGTGGGCGCAGGCTGGCAATGCTTTCTGCAGCGCCGCACAACTGCACCTCAAGGCAGGCGTTCGTCACGATGCTGCCACCAACTTCGTAGATGCTTCCAATTGCTATAAGAAGTGCGATCCTAATg AGGCCGTGTCGTGTCTGCTAAAAGCGATCGAGATCTACACCGACATGGGGCGATTCACCGTCGCCGCTAAACAACATCAG AACATCGCCGAGCTATATGAGACAGAGTGCGTGGACCTCGCCCGCGCGATGCAGCACTACGAGCAAGCCGCCGACTACTTCCGCGGCGAGGAGTCCACGTCGTCGGCCAACAAGTGCATGCTCAAGCTGGCCCAGTACGCCGCCCAGCTGGAGCACTACGACAAGGCGATACAGATCTATGAGCAG ATCGCCAAGTCGTCGCTAGACAACAGCCTGCTGAAATACAGCGCGAAGGAATACATGTTCCGCGCGGCGCTGTGCCACCTATGCGTCGACATCCTCAACGCACAGCACGCCGTGGAGAAGTACTGCGGCCTATACCCGGCCTTCACCGACACCCGGGAGTGCAAACTCGTCAAG GAACTAATCGAGCATTTAGAGGAGCAGAACGTGGACGCGTTCACCGAAGCTGTGAAGACATACGACAGTATATCCCGACTGGACCAGTGGTACACCACCATACTGGTCCGCATCAAGAAGCAAATCAACGATAACCCCGACCTGCGCTGA